GTTATTGATGTTGAATTTGAGTACACGAAGATTGAAAAGCATTGTTTTACGTGTTTCTCTCTACTCCACGAGGAAGTTAACTGCCCCCACAAGTCACTTAATGATCCTCCACCAAAGGCCAGAGTGTTGGGCATTACGCAGCGAATTGCGCTCCAGAGAATTGAAGCAGAGAAGAAACGCCATGATGACAGACGTGGTTATGTAAGGCCAGAGGCTCATTCATCAGCTCGACCCTATGAAGGACAGTTGGATCGTACCAGAAGCGAGAGATCTGGAAGTAGGCCTCACTATAGCCATGACATAAATCGTGAGCTCCCTACATCAAGACCAGGGCGACCACACTCTCACCACTACAGAAATGAAGCCTCCTCTGCTCAATATCGTGTGGTAGAAAAGAGTAGCGCCAGCACGGGCTCCCACTCACATCGCTCTCCCATTGCTACCTCAGGAAGACACAAAGGTCATGAATCTCATGCCCCCAAATATGGAATTGATATAGATAACAACTCCCCAATCACTCCTCCCTCAAGATCTCTTCGTGATCGCTTGGGACCCCAGGCAGGAAGGGCACGCGAAGGAGAAATCTCAGGGTCAAGTGGCAGAAGATCAGCACTTGAATGAGTGGCTGAACCGACCCAGGAGAGACTACCTCCAAGCTTTGAATCAGGCAGACTTCAGGAGCTTGTGACTACCTTGAATGAAGACGAACTGATGGACCAAGATGTTGCTACAGAGTGTCTCGCTGTTGTCCTACACTCTAGGATACCTGCTACCTTGCGCCTTGGAACTAAGGTGAAAAAAACCAAAGTAGGAAAGGCAAGACAGTCCCTATTGCTTCCTCCAGCAAAACTGTTACCAAAAGGAAGGTGGCTAGGAGTCCACTCCAGCGCTTAAACTTGAGAAGGAATGTGACTACTAGACCGCCTACAACTACTCGAAGGAAgctaatcacagaaaaagatccGAAACTACCTTGTCATAAGGCGGGACCTAGCACCAAGCGACCTTCTTCGGGGACTTCTAATCCGGTGTTTATACCGGGGGTCACTAGAGGAGGGGTGGATTTTCGGCCCCTCCCAAAGTCTCTTCCTTAGCGATATTGAGTTGGAATTGTCAAGGACTGGGGAACGTCCTTACAATTCGACGACTTAAGGAGATATACCGTACCATGTCTCCTGATGTAATGTTCCTCATGGAAACGAAAAATGATGATGATTTTATTAAAGGAAAGTTACAAAGCTTACAGTACCCTCATTACTTTTCTATTCCACCAAACGGACTCAGCGGAGGACTCTCCTTGATGTGGAAAGATTCTGTTGATATAACAGTGATGGAAGTGTGTCTTAATTTGATTGATACCAAAATCATTCACAAGGGTATCACCTCCTTTGTCTCCTTTGTCTATGGAGCCCCGGCTATGGAAAACAGGGCAGCCTTTTGGGATAAACTATCAACAGTCGGCGCTGGCCGAGACGCTCATTGGCTACTTACGGGAGACTTTAATGACATCCTCTGCAATGATGAGAAGATAGGGGGACCTCCCCGACTTGAAGGATCATTCATAGCTTTTCGGTCTTTTGTTACTCAAAATGGCCTATGGGATCTCAAGCATTCAGGCGACCAGCTCTCATGGAGAGGAACCCGGTACACTCATTACATTCGCTCGAGGCTAGACCGTTCCATGGGAAACTGTTCAGGGGCTGAGAACTTCCCATTGGGTAGATGCTGTTACCTTAGATATGAGGGCTCGGATCACAGACTAGTCATGACCTACTTCAACTCTACTAAACACAAGCATCGCGGTATGTTTCGTTTCAACAGAGCTCTTACAGAGAATGAAGAAGTTACGGAGTTGGTTGAGTCGGCATGGAACCAGTCGCCTCTTGAGACAGTGATCCATAAGCTCAATGCGTGCCGCAGAAGTATCATTCAATGGTCAAAGGATCAATAAAATCAGAGTAACTTGCTTATCAAGAAATCGCAACTGGCGCTAGAGACAGCCTTGTCCGCTGCCACTCAGGATTGCGACCTCATTGAATCCATTAAGACAGAACTACGACGAGCCTATATTGACGAAGAGCAATTCTGGAGGCAACGTAGTAGGATCCAGTGGCTCAAACAAGGCGATAGGAACACGGGATTTTTCCATGCTGCAACTCGAAACCGTCGGACCATCAACTCCATTCCGGTAATTGAAGATGACCAGGGAACGGTGGTATATGAGGAGCATGAAATCTCCACAGTGATCTCAGACTACTTCCAAAAGATCTTCACCTCCAACGGAAATCACTCCTTTACCCAGCTGCAGGGGTTACTCACGTGCAAAGTGACACCGGAGATGAATCAAATGCTTACTGCTATACCGAGTGATTCGGAAATAAAAGAAGCAATGGCTTCGATCAATGGAGGCAAGGCCCCTGGCCCCGATGGTTTTTCAGCAACGTTTTATCAGTCTTACTGGCACATAGTAGGAGAGGATGTTACTAGAGATATTAGGAGCTTCTTCACAACCAACTCTCTTCAAGCTCAACAAAATGAAACCCACATACGACTGATACCGAAGACTACTGGTCCAAAGTCGGTAGCTGATTACCGCCCCATTGCTTTATGCAACACCCATTACAAGATTATAGCGAAGATCTTCACCCGACGATTGAAACCGTTGCTGCCAGCTCTCATCTCCAACACCCAATCAGCCTTTGTAGCGGGAAGAGCGATATCGGACAATGTACTCATTACCCATGAGACCCTCCATTACCTCCGCACTTCAGACGCAAAGAAGTACTGCTGTATGGCTGTGAAAACAGATATGAGTAAGGCTTACGATCGCATCGAATGGAGCTTCTTGAGGGAAGTTTTAAAGCTGCTCGGTTTTGACCCTATTTGGATATCATGGATCCTGAGTTGTATCGAATCTGTATCATACACCTTTCTCATCAATGGATCACCGCAGGGGTCAGTAAAGCCGTCTCGCGGACTGAGGCAAGGTGATCCTCTCTCGCCTCACATTTTCACACTATTTACTGAGGTCCTCTCAACACTATGTGAGAAAGGCCAAGCAGATGGATCCCTGCCAGGAGTGTGAGTAGCCAGGGGATGTCCGGCTATCAATCATCTTCTCTTTGCGGACGACACGATGTTATTTTgtaaatcaaaggcttcttgtGTCTCTGCCCTTATGAAGATCTTATCGACTTATGAAGCTGTATCGGGACAAAGAATAAACCCTCAGAAGTCAGCGATCACATTCTCGGCAAAAACCCCACCAGAAGTCCGAGCTCGGGTAAAGGAAACAATGGCTATAGAAGCGGAAGGTGGTATCGGGAAGTATCTTGGGCTTCCCGAGAACTTTGGCCGAAAGAAGAGAGATATTTTCGCTGCCATTGTAGACAGGATTAGACAAAAATCCCACAGCTGGTCCACTAAGTTCCTATCTTCGGCCGGGAAATAGATTATGCTTAAGTCGGTTCTTGCAGCCATGCCGTGTTATACGATGTCTTGTTTTAAGATCCCACTCTCCTTATGCAAACAGATACAGTCTCTACTAACCCGGTTTTGGTGGGATGCTAACccggaaaagaaaaagatgtgTTGAGTTGCTTGGTCTACACTAGCGCTACCAAAGTACGCAGGGGGACTCGGATTCCGCGACGTCGAAACCTTTAATGATGCTCTTTTGGCTAAAATTGGATGGCGAATCATAAAGGAGCCACAGTCACTACTGGCCAGAGTTTTGCTCAGAAAATATGCTCGCGATGTCTCCTTTTTGAACTGCTCAGTGCCGTCTAGCGCCTCCCATGGTTGGAAAAGCATTTTGGCAGGAAGAGAGATTTTAAGAAAGGGTCTAAGCTGGATGGTGGGAAATGGAGAATCGATCAAGGTCTGGAGTGATCCGTGGTTATCATTTAGCTCCCCCACTCAACCAATGGGTCCTCAGCCATTCCACTCTATGTCGTTGAAGGTTAGTGAACTATTATGCCCATTAACAAACAACTGGGACCTAGACAAGATCAGACACCATCTTCCTCAGTATGAGGACACTATCTTACAGATTAAAACTATCTCTGTTCCATCTTTGGATACACTAATGTGGCTGCCGGAAAGCTCTGGTTCCTATTCGACTAAGACGGGTTATGGGCTGGGAATGCTAGCAAATAGAGTGAAAAGTGATGAGGACACAAGCTTTAATTGGCTGAAGAATATCTGGAACATCAACACATCACCAAAGATCAAGGACTTTATCTGGAAAGTGGTGAGAAAGGCGATCCCTGTGAGCGCAAATCTGGAAAGGAGAGGAATGGCCCCTTTTGTTTGCAAAAAATGTGGTGCTCCGGAGGATGATCTCCATGTCTTCCTGAAGTGGCCGGTGGCTGCAGAAGTTTGGAACCTCGTCCCAACACGCTTTTCTCCGTCCCCATCCCTCTCATCAATGGCTGATATGCTAACAGGGGCACAAGGAATGATTCCACTGCCACCAACATGCCTTACCTCTCCCATTTGGCCATGGATTTTGTGGAACCTCTGGAAAGCTAGAAACGGTCTGATCTTTGAAAACAGAGCATTCACAGCGCATGAAAACGCCTTGAAAAGTATAACAGATGCCAAGGAATGGAGTTCTGCTCTACCTCAACGATCAACAAACGCCTTCCCTCAAGAGCCCGCACACGTTCTTCTCGCTACATGCGCCCCTCGTCCTCCTCCATCTTTCCCTTTGGGGATTTTGATAGCAAAGGTTGACGCAGCTTGGGATGCCAAATCAAAATCATGCGGACTGGGAGGCATTTTTTCGGGTGAGAATACCCCCCATTCTACCAAACCTATGTGAGTCCCAAAACCATGTATCATCAGCATTAATGGCCGAAGCCATTGCTGTCCGTCTTGCAGTCGTTACTGCGGTTTACTCAAACGTCCGATCCCTGGCAGTTCTCTCTGATTCCCTATCAATCATCAAGCTCTTGAAGACTGGTGGTACTCAGCCTGAACTTTTCGATATCATGTTTGATATCTATCACTACTTATCTTATTTTGATGTTATATCTTTTACTTTAATCTCTAGAAACTTTAATGGAGAAGCTGATAATGTGGCAAAATCAGCCCTCTCTTTGCTTGTAACCAACTCCTTTGTCGGAGTGTAAACCCTTTTATAAGTAATGCAtgttgtttgatcaaaaaaagaattttagggtttatgaatCATTTGCAAACTaactaaaaatcatataaaatgttTTGCTTAATTTTAATGCTCCTTTTATTTTTGCGTCAGATCCATCGAGTTATATTCCTGAATTCACAACAGActagtaaaattaaaaatgacatAGATGAATTTATTCATTACCAACTAATTTGAAGCCGAAACCATATAAACctatatataccatataaacctaTATATTGTTTCTCTCTCGGTTAATGCATTCTAGACCGTGGTAGTTTAGCGCATataaaggaaaaagaaagaaataaaccaTAAAAGGAGTAATACATACATACAAGTGTTTATTAGTCCCTCCGTATCAGTTTAATTGGTATTTaaagattttaattttgtttcaaaataagtgatGTTCTCACAATTTTATGTGAAATTTAATGTCATTTGAAATTTTAgaccaattataaaatactgcattttttttattggttgaattagttttatttaatgttattttatgtaaCCAAAGCCAATTACatgaaaatttgtatttttttaatatttgtgcaaaaactttaaacaccttttaaaatgatacaaagagagtaacaaataattttaaagccCTCTAGAGAACATGTTTTCGATGGATTCCAGATGCTGTAGAAGAACCTGctgatatattgtgtttttggcaCATTATATGTATGTCTTACTAATAGTTTTCAAGGTTTGATCGAGTCTTTTTAGTTCCTTTGAGTCATTACAGgcctggagttgcattggatgggagatggaccaaTTGAAGGAAAATAGGAGAAAAAAAGTGTGATTTAGAGTCCTTCGCGCAGAACAATCGAGCGGAGCAGCCTGAGAGactgttccagcggcagagattcaAAAgtaagtttccaaatatttcagGATTTGCcctagttttcatatttttccctctagccgcctgtggctcctatatatattcttcttttatttcttttatgaCCTACCTTAGTTTTTACGCAAGAAAGACCTGGGAGAGCTTTGATATTTTGGCGGTTgctacttgtaagggagaatGCTTCATCTATCTCCTAGAGAAGATTATCATGAACCCTCTGATTTTTATTATCTAATATATGcaatattattcagaaatcatgctTCTCTGTTCTTGTGTTATGTCTTAGTAGTCACCGAGTTAGTTTAGGGTTCTAGGGTTTTGGATTCGCGAGCTGAAGCATAAGTAAGTCATCTTAAGATTGTCTACATTCATATATGTTCTTATTACTTGCATTGAACTGGTCACTTAGTGCATGAATTAGGGTTAATCAATTTAGCTAACCGTTGGTTGATAACTTGATATGATTTGAATGAGCTTTGCATCCAtagtcagcgagagtagatattagggtgtattgtgaacatatcggacttgatctctaaagATTGCTAtcgcgtcttgatccaaacgagagtttaggtatcaagaccGATCTGCAAAGGAATcaacaccacgacagtgggttgTTTCAACatgagtgatccgagtttagACTTGTGTAAACTAGACTTGAATAATTGCTTGGCTTGCGATTTCCTTACCTGAAAAGAAACTCTAGACTAACGCCTTTAATCAATTCGAAAACAACCTCACCTTGCTACTTGTTCTTTACGTTACCTTACTATTTTAAAAACCCCACTTTTGTTTTAGCTTAATTCTGATcccataaaaataaattgtgaaCTGGTCCTCTAGAATTGAATCTAATGATATTACAAttacactgttaacttgacagtagatAAATATCCAATTTTAGTGTATCAGCTGCTTTCTGAAATTTGTGATGAAAGCTTCCGCGCATTGGTCCAACGTCCATTGATGCGTTCCTCTCTACCTTCTTATTCCTCGTCTCTGTGATCACGATGTTAGTAGTACCATTACCACTTTCTTGTGCCGAACTCATCTTCATAATGttcattgttgttgttgttcttcatTGTGGATATGTAAGAGTGTTCTTGTttcctggtttgatttttttaggaTGCTCCGAAACCTATGTATTTATAGGGGAGTTTTGatcatatattttcttataagagATAAGAAGGAAACGATATGACTTTTCCTCTCTATGGTAAACCATATTTGAATGTTGGAGGAATAAAAAATGGAATCTTGAGTCTCAAGTTGATATACGCGACTCAGAAGCAGAGGAACCATCCACAAGCCACCGCCTATACTTTATGCAATGGTGTTGACCAAAAGAGAGAGGCGATTTTGATTTTACAACTTCAGCTTATTTTCGAGCGGATATCACCTCTCTTACATTGAAcagattaattatataaatgaaatagtaaatacaaaataaaatggatattattttattagtaaATAATACATAGGTTGCATGGAAACGGATACGCGGAAACGAACCGTTTCGAAACGTGGAAacgatttttgatttttttgctttGGAAACGTTTTAGAAAcgtctataaataaatatatatatatacatacacatatatatatatatatatgtatatataactgATTAATAtttgcatttatttttatatgtttagtaTATCTTAgaatacaaataaacaaatattcatTCTATTTAAtcatacgaaaataaaataagttatcattaaacatcaaaatcatataaaaatcataacaaCAAGTCATAACCAATTGAAAATTTCTAGCGTTTTCAGAACAGAAACACGAGTTTCCAAAATAGAAACGCAAGTTTCCACTAAGTTTCCAAACTGAGATTTTTAAGAAACGAGTTTCCAATGCATTTCCACGGGTTTCCGAAACATGAAACGGACCTTCAACCGAGTTTTCATGCAACATAGAATAATACATACATTGGCATgcattaatcatgtttttatttattattgaaaaCAGCATGGAATCTAAATATTCTTGTTGTGGTCAACCAAGCTGAAGTTCCCCAAGTTCGCAAGGGCCCTACGACCAGGTCAGGCTCACGGGTCTTAAGAGATGGTTTCACCAAGGCTGTCCAAGAGATGATAGATCAAGGTCTCAAACAGTTGCTGATCCAAGAGATGTCCGGATTAAAGATTGAAAATCCGACCAAGCCGATAGAGGTCTAAGATCAGTCCGGTCCGACTCAATTCTCTTCCATCGTCCATAACCGAACCGGCCTAATCATCTCTACGTTTGATCTCCTGGTATAAGACTTATCCGCCTAGTCCAGATAAGGTAAGAAGGTAAAAGTTCATTTATGATTTCTAACCGGTTTATTGTTTTTGATTTGTGGCtggttatattttaattttggtcTAATAAACTTATGGGCAAATTGTCAgcctttatttatttatttgagtcTAATAATTCAAGGCCTTTGTTTAGCCTTTGCTTAGAGTCCAAGAGAGAGTCAGCCTCTTTATGTTTAGGCCTTATTGCTTTAGAGTCCAAGAAGAGTccatgttgtttttgtttcaagtCCCCTAGAAGGGCATAACTGCGGGTATTTAATCCCCACCATAAGCagctttgtattttttttagttcatGAAATATATGAGTTAGTTTGCCCCTAGAGGAAAGAAAACCCTAAGCCTTCTAGTTGTGAGAAACGGCCAGGAGCAATCTCGGATCTTATCAAGCTCTCTTCCATccagcttgtggcgattcttcattTCCCTTTCATCCACCGATCTTgcttgagagagacacacgtccagcaacaaggatccatccgCCATCTCTATCAATTCTTCTCTTTTATTCATCTTCTTTTCATCGAGTTTTGCATCTAAAAATCTCATAAAAATCATATCTGTTTCTGTCCAGTATTTTTCATTCAGTTTATATTCTCTGTTTCCATTTTAAACTCaagaaaaactcataaaaatctcTCTTTGTTTCAGGTACACGTCGCCGGCCAATCTCCATCTAACCGGCCGCCTCTTCAGATCCGCCTCTAGCCCTGTCCAGACCCCTGCccacaacattttggtatcagagcctaagGCTCCTGAAACACTCGGTTGAATCTTCTCTTTTTGTTATCTTGTTATCGTTTTTGTGTTCATCATTTGTTGCattagaaaatttcaaaaaaaaaagtattgcattgttcttgctgttcttggcgTGTTCATCACTGTTCTTGTTGCATTCTTGTAGATCATTTTCGTGCATCACTTCAGTTAGTCAACCTGTTTCTGTGATTGATCGATTTTACTTTCCTTATTTGGAGTTTGATTGATTAATTTGCATTAATTTGGATTGGAATTGCATAAATCATTTAGGATTGATTAGTTGCATTCATTTCTGATTAGGATCTCATTTATTCTGATTAGCTTGCATTCATTTTCGGATTTCAATCatcaatcaatttttaaaaaaattcaactttccttttcaaatttatttcgaacttaattttttttaaaaaactcaactttcctttttaagtttaattcgaaattaattttctaaaaaaaaaaatcaattatcaTTTGCAATTAGTttgattgtttcttttttcttctattcttttaagtctttctttcttttcttactTCATTCCAATTCCTTTTGCACttgatctttttctttcttgtctACAGAAAAGACATGGGAGATATCAATGCTAATGGTGTCCAAAATCAGGCTGATGTTAATGCCCAACTACAAGCCTTACAAGCCGGACAAGCTCAGCTCACGAAAACTATGAATGCTATGTTCGCCCAACTGAACCGACTGGGACAAGGAAACCGTCCCAATGCCCGACCGGCTGCAAGGAGATTCGGCCCTTACCTAGAACGTCCGCAATCCCAATCAGAAGGTGATGACTCCGACTATGAGCCTCCTGATCGAGGAGATGAAGGCCGAGCCGCACGAGGTGGGAGGCGAGAGTATCGGATCCAAGGAGATGGGAGTCCTATCCGGAGGAGAAATGGGAGTCCGAACCGGAGAAGAGACGGAAGCCCAAACCAAAGACGAGGTCGAGACCGGGACGAGGAGGACGACCGTCGAGTAGGCAAGGATCTTAAGTTGATTCCGCCCACGTTCGCGGGTAAGGTTGATCCAGACGCCTACATCACTTGGGAAAAGCGCATGGAGTATATCTTCGACTACTATAACTACTCTGAAGCAAAGAATATAGCTCTGGCCGCGGCCCAACTAACTGATAATGCCTTGTCTTGGAGGGACCGAGATGTTGCTAAGACTGGTCCAACATAGCGAGCACAAAATTGGACCGAGATGCAAACCAAACTCCGAGGCAGGTACATTCCTTCTTATTATCAACGAGATCTACTGAAACGTTTTCGCAAGTTGTCTCAGGGAACTAAATCAgtggaggagtactttgaggagttcgaGTCTCTCTGGAATAAACTGGACGTTGATGAGCCTGAAGCGTCCCTCATGGCCCAGTTCCTAGAAGGGTTGCACGATCGGATCGCTTGCAAGGTAGAACGGCAGCCGTACGAGGACTTCAACGATTTGCTACACTTTGCCGTTCAAGCCGAGGCCCATATCAAATGCAAGAGCGCGACCACCAGCCATAGTAAATCCGCGTGGTCTCAATCAGCTTCCAAAGGCACTGATAAGAAAAAGTCCATTGAAGTGGAAAGCCGGTTCAAGAAGAGCCAGACTGAACAGTCCAAAACTGGACAAACCGAACAGGTTAAGACTCAAGTTCAAAATCAACGTGTCGTGATATTACTTGTTATAAATGTCAGGGGAAAGGAAATTATGCTCGAGATTGCTCAAACAAACGAGTAATGGTCCTCAAAGCTGATGGAGGGTATGAATCACAAGATGAGGCCGAGTTGGTACTTGATGCATCTGATGAAGAGGTGGTTGATTACGCTGAGGCCAGTGAACTACTGGTAACCAGACGTTCCCTCAGTGTCCTTTTTGATCCCGAGACCATCCAAAGAGAAAACATCTTTCATACAAGATGTAGCGTGGAACAAAAGGTATGTAGTCTAATCATAGATGGTGGTTCTTGTACTAACGTGGCCAGCAAGTACCTTGTTGATAAGCTAGGTATGACCAAAACTCCCCATCTGCGACCATACCGACTCAAGTGGCTCAATGATAAGACTGAGCTCAAGATATTCGAACAAGTTGTTGTGCCCTTCAGAATTGGTAAGTATCATGATCAGGTCAAGTGCGATGTTGTCCCCATGCAAGCCGGCCACATCCTCCTAGGATGGCcatggcagtttgacaaggagactatCCATCACGGCCGGACCAACATCTACAGCTTCacacacaacaacaagaagcataACCCGGCACCCCTCAGCCCCCAAGAGGTTCATGACATGCAGAAAGCAATGGACCAAGCCGGCAAGGTAAGTAAGGCTAACATATACCTTACTTCTGGCCAAGTGCTTAAATCTTTACACAATgagacacaggtgctactaatgatctttaaggaaggttgttttgcagggTTTGAGGTCCAAGAGTTACCATCTGGAATACAAGAACTCATGGAACGTTATAAGGATGTCTTCCCAGATGACGTACCAGCCGGGCTACCCCCTATCCGTGGCATAGAACACCAGGTCGATCTCGTGCCAGGGGCGCCTCTACCAAACCGAGCCGCTTACCATGTTAATCCTGAAGAAGCCAAGGAGTTGGAAAGGCAGGTCCAAGAGCTCATGGACAAAGGCTACATTCGGGAAAGCCTCAGCCCATGTGCGGTGCCAGTTTTATTAGTTCCCAAGAAGGACGGTAcatggcgcatgtgtgtggactgccgagctatcaacaacataaccatcaaatatcggtaccaatacctagattagatgatatgttggatgaactAAGTGGATCTActgtgttttctaagattgatctcaggagtggaTACCACCAAGTTTGCATGAAGGAAGGTGACGAGTGGAAAACCACCTTCAAGACAAAACAaggtttgtatgagtggctAGTAATGCCATTTGGCCTCACCAACGACCCTAGCACCTTCATGAGGCTCATGAACCAGGTTTTAAGACCCTACATCAGTAAGTTTGTGGTCGTgtattttgatgatatattgATTTACAGTCAGTGCTTATCCGACCATGTTGATCATTTAGAACAGGTGCTGAAAGCTTTGAGGCAAGAAGGACTTTATGCTAACCTAAAGAAATGTGTGTTTTGCACTGATCAAGTTGtatttctaggttttgttgtgagttcGCAGGGACTTAAGGTTGATGAAGAAAAGATCAAAGCGATACAAAAATGGTCAACACCAACCACGATCGGACATGTCCGCAGCTTCCACGGTCTGGCCAGTTTCTATCGACGATTTGTCAaggacttcagcaccattgctGCTCCCATGACatccgtgatcaagaagaacgtaTCCTTTATCTGGGGTCTGGCCCAAGAAGAATCTTTTAACAAGCTTAAGTTTAGTTTGACTCATGCACTGGTCCTTACTCTTCCTAACTTCGATAAGACCTTtgagattgaatgtgatgcatcAGGTACCGGAATAGGAGCTGTCCTAACCCAGGGAGGCCGGCCAATAGCCTTCTTTagtgagaaattgagtggaGTTGCCCTCAATTATCCcacctatgataaagagctCTATGCTCTACTGAGATCTcttgaaacttggcaacattatcttttgtctaaggagtttgtcattcaaaCAGATCATGAGACCCTTAAACATTTGAGAGGTCAAACTACACTCAAAAGGAGACATGCCAGGTGGTTGGAGTTCGTAGAGACATTTAcctatgtgatcaaatacaagAAGGGAAAGGACAATGTCGTGGCCGATGCCCTATCCAGGCGCCACACTCTCATCACCACCATGGAGGCTAACATTATGGGTTTTGAACATATTAAGAA
The window above is part of the Brassica napus cultivar Da-Ae chromosome C8, Da-Ae, whole genome shotgun sequence genome. Proteins encoded here:
- the LOC125591712 gene encoding uncharacterized protein LOC125591712 codes for the protein MVLKADGGYESQDEAELVLDASDEEVVDYAEASELLVTRRSLSVLFDPETIQRENIFHTRCSVEQKVCSLIIDGGSCTNVASKYLVDKLGMTKTPHLRPYRLKWLNDKTELKIFEQVVVPFRIGKYHDQVKCDVVPMQAGHILLGWPWQFDKETIHHGRTNIYSFTHNNKKHNPAPLSPQEVHDMQKAMDQAGKVSKANIYLTSGQVLKSLHNETQVLLMIFKEGCFAGFEVQELPSGIQELMERYKDVFPDDVPAGLPPIRGIEHQVDLVPGAPLPNRAAYHVNPEEAKELERQVQELMDKGYIRESLSPCAVPVLLVPKKDGTWRMCVDCRAINNITIKYRYQYLD